One window of Bos indicus isolate NIAB-ARS_2022 breed Sahiwal x Tharparkar chromosome 18, NIAB-ARS_B.indTharparkar_mat_pri_1.0, whole genome shotgun sequence genomic DNA carries:
- the DPEP1 gene encoding dipeptidase 1 isoform X2, protein MPGEASESELRGPVQVPDGWSGQTHSSGRQRVPRDSAMWTGWWLWPLVAVCTADQFRDNAVRLMQSTPVIDGHNDLPWQLLKRFNNQLQDPRANLTSLNGTHTNIPKLKAGFVGAQFWSAYTPCDTQNKDSVKRTLEQIDVIQRMCQLYPETFLCVTDSAGIQQAFQEGKVASLVGVEGGHSIDSSLGVLRALYHLGMRYLTLTHSCNTPWADNWLVDTGEDEAQSQGLSSFGQSVVKEMNRLGVIIDLAHVSVATMEAALQLSKAPVIFSHSSAYSVCRHRRNVPDHVLQLVKQTGSLVMVNFYNDYVSCKAEANLSQVADHLDYIKKVAGAGAVGFGGDYDGVSRLPSGLEDVSKYPDLVAELLRRQWTEEEVRGALAENLLRVFKAVEQASDHKQAPGEEPIPLGELEASCRTNYGYSGAPSLHLQPGTLLASLVTLLLSLCLL, encoded by the exons CTGGTCAGGACAGACGCACAGCAGCGGCAGGCAGCGGGTGCCCAGGGACAGTGCCATGTGGACCGGCTGGTGGCTCTGGCCCCTGGTGGCCGTCTGCACTGCAGACCAGTTCCGGGACAATGCGGTGAGACTCATGCAGAGCACGCCTGTCATTGACGG GCACAATGATCTGCCCTGGCAGCTGCTGAAGAGGTTCAACAATCAGCTTCAGGACCCAAGGGCCAACCTGACCAGCCTGAACGGCACGCACACCAACATCCCCAAGCTGAAGGCTGGCTTTGTGGGGGCCCAG TTCTGGTCTGCGTACACGCCCTGCGACACCCAGAATAAGGATTCGGTGAAGCGGACGCTGGAGCAGATTGATGTCATCCAGCGCATGTGCCAGCTCTACCCCGAGACCTTCTTGTGTGTCACGGACAGCGCAG gcatcCAGCAGGCCTTCCAGGAGGGGAAAGTGGCCAGTCTGGTTGGCGTGGAGGGCGGCCACTCCATCGACAGCAGTCTGGGTGTCCTGCGGGCGCTCTACCACCTGGGTATGCGCTACCTGACTCTCACCCACAGCTGCAACACGCCCTG GGCCGACAACTGGCTGGTGGACACGGGAGAGGACGAAGCCCAGAGCCAAGGCCTGTCATCCTTCGGGCAG AGCGTCGTGAAGGAGATGAACCGCCTGGGCGTCATCATCGACTTGGCCCACGTGTCCGTGGCCACCATGGAGGCCGCTCTGCAGCTGTCCAAGGCCCCGGTCATCTTCAGCCACTCCTCGGCATACAGCGTGTGCCGACACCGGCGCAACGTGCCCGACCACGTGCTGCAGCTGGTG AAGCAGACGGGCAGCCTGGTAATGGTGAACTTCTACAATGACTACGTTTCCTGCAAAGCGGAGGCCAACTTGTCCCAAGTGGCAG ACCACCTGGACTACATCAAGAAGGTTGCGGGAGCTGGAGCAGTGGGCTTTGGTGGGGACTACGATGGTGTGTCCAG GCTCCCCTCTGGGCTGGAGGACGTGTCCAAGTATCCAGACCTAGTCGCTGAGCTGCTCAGGAGACAGTGGACGGAGGAGGAGGTCAGGGGCGCCCTGGCTGAAAACCTACTAAGGGTCTTCAAGGCAGTGGAGCAG GCTAGCGATCACAAGCAGGCTCCTGGAGAGGAGCCCATCCCACTGGGCGAGCTGGAGGCTTCCTGCAGGACCAATTATGGCTACTCAGGGGCCCCCAGCCTCCACCTCCAGCCAGGGACCCTGCTGGCCTCCCTTGTGACCCTCCTCCTCAGCCTGTGTCTTCTCTGA
- the DPEP1 gene encoding dipeptidase 1 isoform X1, with amino-acid sequence MWTGWWLWPLVAVCTADQFRDNAVRLMQSTPVIDGHNDLPWQLLKRFNNQLQDPRANLTSLNGTHTNIPKLKAGFVGAQFWSAYTPCDTQNKDSVKRTLEQIDVIQRMCQLYPETFLCVTDSAGIQQAFQEGKVASLVGVEGGHSIDSSLGVLRALYHLGMRYLTLTHSCNTPWADNWLVDTGEDEAQSQGLSSFGQSVVKEMNRLGVIIDLAHVSVATMEAALQLSKAPVIFSHSSAYSVCRHRRNVPDHVLQLVKQTGSLVMVNFYNDYVSCKAEANLSQVADHLDYIKKVAGAGAVGFGGDYDGVSRLPSGLEDVSKYPDLVAELLRRQWTEEEVRGALAENLLRVFKAVEQASDHKQAPGEEPIPLGELEASCRTNYGYSGAPSLHLQPGTLLASLVTLLLSLCLL; translated from the exons ATGTGGACCGGCTGGTGGCTCTGGCCCCTGGTGGCCGTCTGCACTGCAGACCAGTTCCGGGACAATGCGGTGAGACTCATGCAGAGCACGCCTGTCATTGACGG GCACAATGATCTGCCCTGGCAGCTGCTGAAGAGGTTCAACAATCAGCTTCAGGACCCAAGGGCCAACCTGACCAGCCTGAACGGCACGCACACCAACATCCCCAAGCTGAAGGCTGGCTTTGTGGGGGCCCAG TTCTGGTCTGCGTACACGCCCTGCGACACCCAGAATAAGGATTCGGTGAAGCGGACGCTGGAGCAGATTGATGTCATCCAGCGCATGTGCCAGCTCTACCCCGAGACCTTCTTGTGTGTCACGGACAGCGCAG gcatcCAGCAGGCCTTCCAGGAGGGGAAAGTGGCCAGTCTGGTTGGCGTGGAGGGCGGCCACTCCATCGACAGCAGTCTGGGTGTCCTGCGGGCGCTCTACCACCTGGGTATGCGCTACCTGACTCTCACCCACAGCTGCAACACGCCCTG GGCCGACAACTGGCTGGTGGACACGGGAGAGGACGAAGCCCAGAGCCAAGGCCTGTCATCCTTCGGGCAG AGCGTCGTGAAGGAGATGAACCGCCTGGGCGTCATCATCGACTTGGCCCACGTGTCCGTGGCCACCATGGAGGCCGCTCTGCAGCTGTCCAAGGCCCCGGTCATCTTCAGCCACTCCTCGGCATACAGCGTGTGCCGACACCGGCGCAACGTGCCCGACCACGTGCTGCAGCTGGTG AAGCAGACGGGCAGCCTGGTAATGGTGAACTTCTACAATGACTACGTTTCCTGCAAAGCGGAGGCCAACTTGTCCCAAGTGGCAG ACCACCTGGACTACATCAAGAAGGTTGCGGGAGCTGGAGCAGTGGGCTTTGGTGGGGACTACGATGGTGTGTCCAG GCTCCCCTCTGGGCTGGAGGACGTGTCCAAGTATCCAGACCTAGTCGCTGAGCTGCTCAGGAGACAGTGGACGGAGGAGGAGGTCAGGGGCGCCCTGGCTGAAAACCTACTAAGGGTCTTCAAGGCAGTGGAGCAG GCTAGCGATCACAAGCAGGCTCCTGGAGAGGAGCCCATCCCACTGGGCGAGCTGGAGGCTTCCTGCAGGACCAATTATGGCTACTCAGGGGCCCCCAGCCTCCACCTCCAGCCAGGGACCCTGCTGGCCTCCCTTGTGACCCTCCTCCTCAGCCTGTGTCTTCTCTGA